A region from the Lycium barbarum isolate Lr01 chromosome 8, ASM1917538v2, whole genome shotgun sequence genome encodes:
- the LOC132608141 gene encoding uncharacterized protein LOC132608141 yields MSDTGAKFHSALSITNVKSLVPFTLDIENGPYHSWVALFKVQARVHNLMHHIIPPTEVAAKAKIDALRVADPELYDLLDAAVLQWIYGTISPELLQAILVKDDTVAKSWQRLETIFKDNKGSRATHLEEELAAVSLEKISSADAYCNHVKTLADKLADVDAPVANSRLVLWLIGGLPQAYSGTVDFVQNQDPLPPFENVQSRIKLAERTLKNRLSKEAGGTATFIASTGGAQPGNMDHVNSNHQHNYSSNSNHGRNNNTKNKKKIIIGRTMGKTATLAAVGVARTVAAAPTSGRLAVTASGSGVTSSSHTPYGQWPQQWAAPPCPYPTAPMQQQHPAMQPGNAH; encoded by the exons ATGTCTGACACAGGCGCAAAGTTTCACTCTGCCCTCTCAATAACCAATGTCAAATCTCTCGTTCCCTTCACATTGGACATTGAAAATGGTCCATATCATTCATGGGTGGCGTTGTTTAAGGTGCAAGCCCGGGTGCACAACCTAATGCATCACATTATCCCTCCTACGGAAGTCGCGGCTAAGGCCAAAATTGATGCCTTACGGGTAGCTGATCCAGAACTCTATGATCTTCTTGATGCGGCAGTCCTACAGTGGATATATGGTACGATCTCTCCTGAATTACTTCAAGCCATATTGGTGAAGGATGACACCGTGGCGAAATCTTGGCAGAGGTTGGAGACCATCTTTAAAGATAACAAGGGTTCTAGGGCAACCCATCTCGAGGAGGAACTTGCTGCTGTCTCTCTCGAAAAAATTTCAAGTGCGGATGCGTATTGCAACCACGTGAAAACCTTGGCGGACAAGCTGGCGGATGTAGATGCTCCGGTGGCAAATAGTCGCCTTGTCTTGTGGCTTATTGGTGGTCTTCCACAGGCCTATTCTGGTACGGTGGATTTTGTCCAAAATCAAGACCCATTACCACCATTTGAAAACGTTCAATCCCGAATAAAATTGGCGGAACGTACTCTCAAAAACCGCCTCTCCAAAGAAGCCGGCGGGACCGCTACTTTTATTGCCTCTACTGGTGGTGCCCAACCAGGTAACATGGACCATGTTAACTCCAATCATCAGCATAATTATTCTTCAAATTCTAATCATGGCAGAAATAATAACACCAagaataagaagaaaataattataGGAAGAACAATGGGCAAAACCGCAACACTGGCCGCGGTGGGGGTGGCCAGAACAGTGGCCGCGGCACCAACCAGTGGCAGACTGGCGGTAACAGCCAGTGGCAGCGGCGTCACGTCCTCGTCCCATACCCCGTATGGACAGTGGCCGCAACAATGGGCTGCCCCACCATGCCCCTATCCGACTGCTCCAATGCAACAACAACATCCAGCAATGCAGCCCG GGAATGCACATTAG